The Desulfovibrio sp. genome segment AAGCCTGCGGGTGCAGGTGCAAGTTGACGTTGTCAAAGTAATCCAGGGGCACGGTGACATTGCTGTTGGCCTGTACCTCAACGGCGATCATCCACCGGGATTCGGCCTGCTCGCTGTCGTCAGCCGCCGTAAGATCCTGAGGCTCACTGACGGAGAGTGGCGCAAAACCATAGGGAGCCAGGGCATCACAGCCCACAATGTCTTGCAGCAAGGTGGATGCTGTGCGGGACTGCTCCTCCGCATTAGGCCCCACGAAATCCAGTTGCACTCTGCGGCTTTGGGGGCGCACCACCAGGGCTTGCCCCTGAACGCCTTCTTCCGGCCCGGTATACACATGCCCAGTAGTGCCGTGCGGCGTACCGCCCGATGGCGTGATCTGCACAAAATATCTTGTGCTGGGAGTGCTGACCCGATTTGTC includes the following:
- a CDS encoding LIC_12616 family protein, encoding MATVTGNPLDAALVKALGDTLTVWLGPVTILRGWTNRVSTPSTRYFVQITPSGGTPHGTTGHVYTGPEEGVQGQALVVRPQSRRVQLDFVGPNAEEQSRTASTLLQDIVGCDALAPYGFAPLSVSEPQDLTAADDSEQAESRWMIAVEVQANSNVTVPLDYFDNVNLHLHPQA